The following DNA comes from Rosa rugosa chromosome 5, drRosRugo1.1, whole genome shotgun sequence.
GGAGGAAGATGGTCTCTTGAAGGAATGACTGCTCTCGTCACTGGTGGAACCAAAGGGATCGGGTTAGTCGGTTGTACATTTCAATTTTCCTCATTTTTGTTGTGCTTAAGTTCAGTACTGTTTGGTATTTAGGTACTGTTATAGTTGTTAAAtttgtttgcgaaattttgtTCGCACACGTATTCATCAGGTTCACTATAGATTATCATTTATTTCTGCTGTAATACACACACAAACACCAACACATGCATCACCGGCCATTTTGACAGCCACAAATTTAGTGAATTAGCTAGACCGTGTATCTATTGTTTCTAGGTATGCGATTGTTGAAGAATTGGCTGGATTAGGTGCCAGTGTACATACTTGTTCACGGAATGAAGCCCAACTCAATGAATGCTTGAATCAATGGAAGAAGAAGGGTTTTCATCAAGTCACTGGTTCAGTGTGTGATGTGGTCTCAAAAATCCAAAGAGAGGAACTAATACAGAAGGTCTCATCACTGTTTCATGGGAAACTTAATATTCTTGTAAGTACTTTAATCATCAATCCGTTGAAAGCAAATACAACCACATAGGGTTCAGTACTAATTAAAAGCGCGCACCAGGGTAGTCTGCGACAAACCCTATAACTATGACGAAGAAGGTGTTTAAATTGCGAGAGCAATATTAGATGTATCGTGCTATCTTCTACATCATTGAATGGTATTTCCTCGCTTTGTCGAGgttttgataaaaaaagaaaagaaaattaagaaaaGTAAAAGAGTCTAATAGTTGTATGATAAGCATGTGATGGGTTTTATCTGATATGCTATAATGATAGACCATCTGAGATTAGTTAAAAGAAGATATAAAAAGAAACCCAAATCAacttattaatatatatatcttgtaGATAAACAACGTGGGAGCTCAAATAGGAAAGCCAACAACTAAGTACACAGCTGAAGACTACTCATTTATCATGAGTACCAATCTTGAATCTACTTACACTATGTGCCAACTAGCACATCCTCTTCTAAAAACTTCAGGAGCTGGTAACATTATTTTTCTGTCTTCTGTTGGTGGTGTGGTCTCAATGGGGGAGGGTACGAGTGTATACGGTGCAACTAAAGGTACACTTTTAATTTccttaaatatatatttcgcaAAATGTTTTACGCCATAAATTGAAGATTAAATGTGGCTGCTGATCTTTTCTCATTTCAATTTAGGAGCAATGAATCAATTGGCCAAAACTTTGGCTTGTGAGTGGGCAAAAGACAAGATTAGGATTAATAGTGTTGCACCTGCGCTCATCAGAACTCCTCTTGTTGAACCTGTAAGATACATTCATAGATGAATGATTTCAAATGTATGTGATCGTAGACCTTCACTTTTCCACCTAATTGATCAACgacacagttttttttttttttttttttttttgcacatgcAGATTTTGAATGAGGAAAAGTTTATGAAGGCTATCATCTCTCGAACCCCATTAGGACGTATAGGAGAGCCTGAAGAGGTGTCTGCCTTGGTGGCATTTCTATGCCTTCCTGCAGCCTCATACATAACAGGGCAGACTATTTGCATCGATGGAGGGCTAACTGTCAATGGCTTCCAGTTCCAAGCATAATGAAATATGCTGAGATTTGCTCATGCAAGAATAATAGGTGAATATATGGCGAAGCTTCTAGCACTAAATAATAGGCATTCTTATATGGTATGAAATACTCAGTTTAGGCCACCCATTGCATAAGAGCGATAGCCAAGCCAAGTCATATAAAGGCAAGCAGCCTTTTAGAAATAGCAAATGACACTTGCCTTCTGGAAAGTCCACCTTTCCCGATTGTCTCATGTCACAGAATACAGTGAACACGGGTTATGTGTATATCGTTTATGTCAATTGTAGATCAAATTAAATCAATAATAATTGTCTTTTGAAGTCTCacttttttgtatttcttgtaactattgaaaataaaattaatttagaaTTATGTTGAGAGTTATATATGGTGAAAATAATGGTGAGATAGTGACTTCATAAGTTATGGGAGTTAGAAAGGTTTAAAGTTAGTGTAACGCTCTAATACTTATGTCCATTAATTGTCATACTTATAATATTGTCTAGTTTAGGCCGCGGCTTATATAAGTAGGGTAGTCTAGTTGAGTAAGGTGTGTAGAGGAGAGTATTTTGTAGAAGTTTTATCATGTATTTTGAAAGTCTTCTCCATATATATCTCTATCTATAAGCTCTATACATGCCTTTGGGCTGTGCATTTCTGATATTGTGTGTCAATCATGCATCATATCTCTTCACCCAAAATTAGTTTTTAATATTTACGCTTCCACTGATATCCaacaaagtggtatcagagccgaaTGCTTGATCTTATGGCGTGTTTGGTTGTTGCGGTTATTGTTGCTAGGTGGTAGAAGAAACAAGGGAGCAAGAAGAgagatgagaaagaaaaaaaaaaggagagagagatgaacgaagggagaaagaaaaattgaagaagAGAAGATTGTGTaggaaaataaaggaagaaaggGAGTAaaaatgaggaaaaaaaaaagggagagagagatgagatggagaagaagaaaaagaggataATATGGTTTTCGGTGAAATGGTAAAAGTTTCTGAGAGAATGAATGAAGGATTAAAGTCCCTGAAAGAAGATGAAAGGGTTAAAGTCCCTGAAAGAAGGTGAAGAGTtagtagaaaataagaattcgATGTGTTTGGAATACTTCAATGTTATTCATCTCCAAATAGGAGGTTTATAAAGAGGTACAAGAGAAGTCCTACTAGGAAAGAATCTCCTACAACTATACAGAATATGTAATCTACACGTACAAGGAAGTACAAAATATTCTACACTCCctctcaagttggtgcatagatgtcaatcatgcccaacttgtcaattgagttgtcaaacactttccttgacactcctttagtaagaacatctgCTAACTGATCTTCTGTATACACGAAAGGGAAATGAATAATTTTTCTATCTaggttttccttaatgaaatgcCGATCTACTTCCACATGCTTAGTCCGATCATGCTGTACAAGATTacgagcaacttcaataccAGATGTGCTATCACAGTGCAAGTCTATAGGCTTTTTGAGTttaaaacccaaatctttcaacacattacgaatccacaacatctcacaaactccGTGTACCATACCTCGAaactcagcttcagcacttgacctagcaacaaccttctgtttcttactGCGCCAAGTCACAAGGTTTCCTCTAACAAATGTAAAATACCCAGATGTGGACCGTCTGTCTgtcttatcaccagcccaatctgcatccgTGTACCCCACAACTTCCAACTCATCCCTTTTTTCAAACAACAAACCTCTTCCAGGTGCCATCTTAAGGTATCTCAGAATGCGatagactgcatccatatgctcttcactgggacaatgcataaattgactaaccacactcacaacataagcaatatcaggtctagtatgagAAAGATAAATAAGCCTCCCTACTAGACGTTGGTACCTTACTTTATCCGTTGGAACCTGATCCGGATGGATGGCGAGGTTGTGGTTCATTTTGATCGGTGTCTCAATGGGGTTGCAGTCAAGCATCCCGGTCTCAGCTAACAAGTCAAGTACATACTTACGTTGAGACAAAGAAATCCCCTTCCTAGACCTTACAACTTCAATTCCAAGAAAGTACTTCAACTggccaaggtccttcatctcaaattcattAGACAGATACTTCGGTAGAGCCTCCATCTCCTTTAGATCATCTCCTGtgacaatcatatcatcaacatatactatCAGTGCGGTAATCTTACCCTGACTACGCTTGATGAACAAGGTATGATCCGAGTTGCTTTGTCTATATCTGAACACCCTCATAGACTTGGAGAACCTTCCAAACCACGCTCtaggagactgcttcaaaccatacaGAGACTTCTTCAACTTACAAACCTTGCCAGTATCGCAAGGCATATTTCTGATTCCTGGCGGCATGTCCATATACACTTCTTCCCCCAAGTTTCCATTGAGGAAAGCATTCTTCACGTCAAATTGATGTAGAGGCCAATCTTTAGTTGCTGCAAGTGAAATCAAGATTCGAACAGTATTGATCTCTGCTACAGGGGCAAACGTctcttcataatcaattccatagCGTTGGGCGTATcctttggcaactaatcttgctttgtACCTGTCAATGCTCCCATCCGCTTTAAGTTTCACAGTAAACACCCATCGACATccaacagtcttctttccagccGGCATAATCACAACATCCCAAGTCAAGTTTTTCTGCAAAGCCTCtagttcttcattcatcgcttgagtCCACTTAGGATCTGTCAAAGCATCCTGTAcactactaggaatagatacagtggataattgattaacaacaagtgcatgtgacctagacaacctatggttagacatgtaattagctataggatacttagctttggttttgatgtcTGGTTCATAATGTTTCTTAAGAATACCCTTGGTAACCCTCTGTGATTTCCTAGGCTAATATTATCTAGCCCAGATGATTCATTCGAAATTAAAGTTACCTGAGGAGGAACATTCACATCAGATTCTTCAGTTGACGATGGAGAGAGGGGGAAGAACTCTGATAGATGAGGACGCATTGAAGGGTCATTGTCACCCTCAAGGGGCGTGGCAATTTTCTGGCGCTTAGTGGCTTCACTTTGGGAATCACAGATGACATGGTGTCGGCTGGCCACATTTTTGCTGTTCTCGTAGGTGGCGGACCCCTTTGGTTTACCCAATGGTCCACCGCTGGAACTAAACAATGGTCTGTTGGCAGCATCCTTAGTAATCTCGCAGGTAGAGGGCCCCACGACAGTAGCCTTTTCTGTCCCATTGGAGGTCCCCACGGCCGCACCATTTTCTATCTCATTGGAGGACCGCACGGCATCACAATTTTCTGTCCtattttctgtttctgtttcacAGGTGGAGGACCCTACGGCATCACCATTCATTGGTTCACCATCAACTAGTTCATCTTCTTTTCCGTTTCCTACTACCCCTGTTTCGGTTACTGCCCCTGTTTCGTCTTCGTTTACTTCCCTTGTTTCGTTTTCAGCCGATGTTGGAGACTTCCCAACTCCAAACCTCGATTCCaaagcttctaattcttcaaaCTCTTCAAATGAAAATAAATCTCGAGGATTTCCTTCACAGCCTCTctcccctgaagggaagactctgAATCTCCCCCTGaataataaggctcggattcacgaaacgcaacatcaagagagacatgtatagtgccagtaagaggatcataacatcgataacccttctgaaATTCAGcctaaccaacaaatatacactgaCGGGCatggggatcaagcttgctgcattgaggcttgggaatatgaacataggctaCGCATCCAAACACACAAGGCTCCAGGTTAGGTAACGACAGAAGTGAAAGAAGTTTCTGAAGTTACTGCTGAGGGTTTTGAAATTCAATTACCTGAGAAGGAGTACGATTAATGAGGTAGGCAGCTGAATAATTAACTACCGAACATGCATGCCAAACAAAGAAGCACTGACAACTTCAAGTAACTActgattctttctttctgccagtccattctgttgaggagtatacgAATTCGAAGTCTGATGTCGAATTCCATGAGATTGCATAAACTCCTGCATAGGGCCATTAACATACTCTCCGCCATTGTCAGATTGGAAGACTCGAATAGCCTGTTGGTACTGTGTAGATACCGTCTTGTGAAAGTCTTTGAACATGGAACACACATCACTCTTGCTCTTCAATAGAGACACCCAAGTCAtacgagtacaatcatcaataaaagttaCATAATATAGAGCTCCAGAGAGAGAAGGTATCTTGgtaggaccccagacatcagaatgaattTTCATAAATGGAATAGGACTTTTATTAAAACTATGTGAATATGAAATTCGATGACTCtttgtaagacctcggaaatttgttcttaattcctaaatgtttcctgggattaataaggtgttcgtttgtaccatttcgtggttcgagggtggagtggaattattttcggacgaataattattcgaagtgcacgttttagggggttcacaaagtttgactttttatacgtttagattctgtgagaactttcttcacgaaagtcgtagagcgcgtcgatacgagttcgtggacatgcggaactcgaaaatcggagttcgtatgatgaagttatgaccgtcggaaaaagtttccattttggttaaataggaaaaaaatcagaaaaatcagaagttTCCAAGACGGGAAACTTTTTCTCCCTCTTCAGCCCGAGCCCAGTTTCACCTAGCGACCTTTGccggcttcgttctccgccgtccggccaccatatGCCGCGATTCTTCTCATGATCTCTTCGTCTCAATCCCCCCTCTTGAGGTCTGTGGaagaattggagcatgaaacgagttgtggagggcggtgcaaggtcgggaagtttggcggcggcgatgcttcgaacccagatcggagatcacgtttccggccaccatagacggtgattcttgagggcttttgcaGCCCATAGGACATTGATGCTTCTCCCAAAGCGGCTTGGGACGATTTCACTTGtggaggacgaatcgaagctttgaaattctagggttcttcgaatttctgaacttgcaaggtaaattccggccaaatggctttgattctgactttgtgctagttatgaatgtttcaattggagttgagatgaagaactttgatgttggaagttttgtcaaattttgactttgggccggtggcggtgccgccactgtggtggtgttttctggcggtttccggccacctcagggatggtttctgttcctgatttcgatctactcgtcaatacgagcattttgatataaagtttgtaatttttggaaatcgtatgagcatgttatgaattttccaagtttttgggtttttcgattcgtttcggttttctatccgtgaggattcggccgtccaatcgacttgtagttttgttttattgatcgtagaagtgttccgaggATGTttgatggtctcggatgaggatccgacagttggatcgtcgtataattgtgtgttgtgaattgtgtgctttgtgttgtattgagtgtgaccttgatgtgattaggtgattgacggaattgtgtgagcggagtatggatgattttgtgcttgtcttggtttgtgtgaagacgcagcaagatttggaggtgagtaaatctcacggtgtttcggttgataaattagttatgttttattttagtatattttattgttagcatgaaaaaatcattttcgaaaccaatttttgttttaaaatatatgaacttgatcgacaacggttcatgggtaagttaaaacatggttttgatattaaatgattttcgagtagttaatttataaaactatagttggtattagtggtcattcctgcgtgggtgactacgtatatatatatttacgtggaatatatatatatctggaagGTGTGGCATGTGATATGTAGACTTTTgttgatttatattgttgaaagagttatttggagttgtgatgtgacaattgtgagtcagaaggtttcagtggtaaacctgggtttattctgaggaccgaagggtctgaagtttgaaggttacagtggtaacctgaatttctattctgagggccaagtggtccgaagtttgaaggttacagtggtaacctggatttctattctgaggaccgaaaggtctgatgtttgaaggttacagtggtaacctggatttctattctgatgaccgaagggtctgaagtttgaaggttacagtggtaacctggatttctattctgaggaccgaagggtctgaagtttggtcgtaaggttgaacctcggcagaTGTGACAGGTTATGATTCagttgagctcgagtctgtcgtagttcagggaaggtttttggggttttttgtttgtgtttacgtgagatttggatttctatgaattctattgttgatttaattgtaatctcctgaactaagttatatgcaaggattaccgctttttgttttgtttgttttcatgtaaattcctgaactaaactctatgcagggatttatatgatttcttttgtttgttttcatgtaaattcctgaattaaactctatgcagggatttatatgatttcttttgtttgtcttcatgtaaattcctgaactaaactctatgcagggatttatatgatttctattgttttctttaattgtaatctcctgaactaaaattcgacgcagggattactataatttgaattgggtgactttggtgatctcctgaactaaactttcgatgcagggattactaattgttatcttgtgtgattgtatgtttggttgtgtttgtgatcttaaatattgttgctttaattatctcacgagctgagaaattataagcatgagtgacgtgagtcactttaattgagtttactcatacgggctgaaaagcttaccgggtttgttttgttcaatcccggtgcactattctatggtgtagggtttattgtgcaggttagaatatcgggtgatcgttatcgaagctgaggtggactttccgtcacgtgggtgtagaagggcgcttatacttgtagtcttccgctgtgtagtgagttggtgagagtggttacacgttgaattgatattcagtttaatttgtaaactattgtaatgtaatatgtgactctaaagaacgagtcggtattgacattgtgagttcagtttgtttgttgcttagtttatttgaaaaaatttctaagagtcttcttgtgattgcTTGTTCtcgtgtttcggatttgaattcctttattcaaaattcggggcgtgacactctTAGCCAGTTCACATACATCACAACGAAACTCTGAATAATTAACaaccgaaaacaaatgaggttgcaatttcttaagataactaaaagatagatgacccAAACAACGATGCCACAGCCACATTGTTTCCTTAGCATTCTCTACTCCATTGACCTGATTCACTTGTCCTAACAACTGTTGCTCTCCACTTTCTGTCAGATCCAAGTAGTAgagtttcccccttctaacaccataaccaagaatccgttgagtcagaatgtcctgaaacacacagaaagagggataaaaggtcacaatacatgctagTGCTAGAATAATTTGGCCAACAGATAAGAGATTATATGCCAATGAAGGAACAACCAACACAGAATCAAGGGTTAATGTGTCAGACAGGACAACAGATCCTTCTCCGGTAActggagttggagtaccatcaacagtagaaacaatattttgagaAGAGGGTTTCAACTTTTTCAAGAGGCTAGGATCAttagtcatatggtcagatgcacctgtatcaattatccaagaaCTATTCATAGataccttacccttcatacctaactgtgctacattagcggaggcgtTAGATGGTtgctcttcctctgtagtagccaCGACAACTTTTCTAAGGCTCTtccgcggtttcttggtgaaatcccaccaatcagggtagccaattACTTCATAGCTAGCACTGTTGCTTCCTATGACCCAAATCTCCACAGATTGGACACTTGgtatttgcatatggatttgtttTACCCAGAGGGCGGCATTGTGGAGGAGTTGAGAAACCCGggggaggaccctgtttgcgttggaCAGCCATGACAGAGGATTCAGAGGCGTGTCCTATTGCCTGCCTCTCAGAATGCACCTTCCGAACATATGCATAACTTTGCTCCAAGTCGAATTTCGGGTCTTTGCGCAAAATCTCACCGCAGACTTGATCATACTTTGAATCGAGTCCACTAAGAAACATGTGAACTCGCATCCGTGCCATGGCAGTAGTTTCTTGAACAACTGCAGCCACCGTGTTATTTTGAGAGGCCATACACTGATCAATCTCCTGAAACATTCCCACCAATTCATTGTAGTAGGTAGGAAGAGTCCGACCATTCTGTTTCGCTCCAAAGCACTACTTGTTTAATTCAAAAATCCTGGTTTCATCATAATCATCATAGAAGGTCTTCTCAACAGCTTCCCAAACATCGTTGGCTGTTGGGAGTCGGATATACCGATTCATGAGTGATGGCTCCATGGAATCAATAAACCAACTCTTCACTTTTTCATTGTCCATGGCCCAACCTTCAAATTCAGTTGAGTTCTCCTCTGGTGCAGCTCTGGCTCCAGTGAGGTAGTCGACCTTTCGTTGTGCTCCAATCCTCATCTTCATATGAGGTGCCCATATGGTATAGTTGGATTCAGTCAATTAAGGCAATTCCAGTTGAAAACGCCAAATTGTCTTGAGCGGTGGTATGATAATGATTGATGATTGGAGGCATGTTATGGAGTGCAAGAGTGGCAGCGTCGTCTTCCATTGAGTAAGACTAACAACCTGTACGTGACCAAAAAGAGGTATGCAGCAAAGCTTTGTCGGCTAGTTCTTAATCAAACAAGGCTTTGTTGGCTAGTGTActtaatcaaaaaacaaaagtaTGCAGCAATGCTTGTTAGCTAGTACTCAATCAAAGAAAAGGTGCAACAATTTCGGTTTAGTGATGTCGGCCTATGGTGATAGACAGATTGATTGATGATTCAAGAATTGTTTAGACTTTCGAGATTTAGGCACGTTCTTCGAGATTAAGATTTTGGGTTTCAAAAAGAGTACAGTGCAAGTTCAAaagattgaacctgctctgataccaagtagaaaataagaattcgATGTGTTTGGAATACTTCAATGTTATTCATCTCCAAATAGGAGGTTTATAAAGAGGTACAAGAGTAGTCTTACTAGGAAAAAATCTCCTACAACTATACAGAATACGTAATCTACACATACAAgaaaagtaaatatttacagaatattctacagAGTTAACGTCCCTAACAGAAGGAATGAAGAACACAAATCCCTAAAAGAAGCATGGCACAAAGCTGCCAAGAGAAAAATGCTCCCTGGATGTGGCAAAAGTCtcaaaatgaagatgaagatgcat
Coding sequences within:
- the LOC133709551 gene encoding tropinone reductase homolog At1g07440-like, which encodes MAQYGGGRWSLEGMTALVTGGTKGIGYAIVEELAGLGASVHTCSRNEAQLNECLNQWKKKGFHQVTGSVCDVVSKIQREELIQKVSSLFHGKLNILINNVGAQIGKPTTKYTAEDYSFIMSTNLESTYTMCQLAHPLLKTSGAGNIIFLSSVGGVVSMGEGTSVYGATKGAMNQLAKTLACEWAKDKIRINSVAPALIRTPLVEPILNEEKFMKAIISRTPLGRIGEPEEVSALVAFLCLPAASYITGQTICIDGGLTVNGFQFQA